A stretch of the Planktothricoides raciborskii GIHE-MW2 genome encodes the following:
- a CDS encoding EAL domain-containing response regulator, protein MLKSLRVLILEDSPDDAELLTIALQQGGYDLIYERVDNATAMTKALKMQQWDIVLADYSMPHLNVFSALRLLRERELDVPFIIISGKVSEEIVVAAMKAGAHDCMLKDKLTRLVPVIDRELKEAELRAERRQAIAKLEYLTLYDDLTGLPNTTLFLEHLSQLIKQQQTSAICNVIPLHYYADQSDELDIPPELDNQPNQPAGGFAILYLDLDRYQIIKYSLGHRLADQLVAATARRLKTCLENDIEIARIGVDEFAILLPNIQEVSEAIAVAERIHQAMEAPFQLSVRPMVFSTASIGIVMSHIGYQTPEKFLTAADTAMHHAKLHGQGKTALFDPQMQSSAIESLQLQVELQNAIQLEKLHLNYQPIVCLKTGKVKGFEALLRWKHPRLGMISPGKFIPMAEQTGLIIPLGKWVLTEVCRQLNLWQKKFPIAESMTISVNLSAIQLANPDWLLEIDDFLAGYSLKGANLKLEITETVLMENAARATAILEQLKAKQIQVSIDDFGTGYSSLSYLHYLPIDTLKIDRSFVSNMEVHSKNFTLVKSIVTLAHSLGLDVIAEGVETPKQMAILRSLGCEYGQGYLFYRPMDPEAIDFLLNNLPDQSDRRQKSS, encoded by the coding sequence ATGCTTAAGTCTCTGAGAGTTTTGATTCTAGAAGATTCACCAGATGATGCTGAATTGCTGACGATCGCGCTTCAGCAAGGTGGATATGACTTGATTTATGAACGGGTGGATAATGCGACGGCAATGACCAAAGCCCTGAAAATGCAGCAGTGGGATATTGTTCTGGCTGACTATTCTATGCCCCACCTCAATGTATTTTCGGCCTTGCGATTATTGCGCGAACGAGAACTAGATGTTCCGTTTATTATTATATCCGGCAAGGTGAGCGAGGAAATCGTTGTGGCGGCGATGAAAGCCGGAGCCCATGATTGTATGTTAAAAGATAAGCTGACTCGACTGGTTCCCGTGATCGATCGGGAGCTAAAAGAAGCAGAACTGCGAGCCGAACGCCGACAGGCGATCGCCAAATTAGAGTATTTAACTTTATACGACGACCTCACAGGTTTACCCAACACAACTTTATTTTTGGAACACCTGAGTCAATTAATTAAGCAGCAGCAAACGTCGGCTATTTGTAACGTTATTCCTCTACATTATTATGCCGATCAATCTGATGAATTAGACATCCCTCCCGAATTAGACAATCAGCCAAATCAGCCTGCGGGTGGCTTTGCTATCTTATATCTTGATTTAGACCGTTATCAAATTATTAAATATAGCCTCGGTCATCGGCTGGCAGATCAATTGGTAGCAGCGACCGCACGTCGGTTAAAAACTTGTCTGGAAAATGACATAGAAATTGCCCGGATTGGCGTTGATGAATTTGCAATTTTACTGCCTAATATTCAAGAGGTTAGTGAGGCGATCGCCGTCGCCGAGCGGATTCATCAAGCGATGGAAGCGCCTTTTCAACTGAGCGTTCGCCCAATGGTCTTTTCTACCGCCAGTATTGGCATTGTAATGAGCCATATCGGTTATCAAACCCCAGAGAAATTTCTCACAGCAGCGGATACGGCGATGCACCATGCCAAACTCCACGGACAGGGAAAAACCGCGCTATTTGATCCACAAATGCAAAGCAGCGCGATTGAATCGCTTCAGTTACAAGTCGAGCTACAAAATGCCATTCAATTAGAAAAACTCCATTTAAATTATCAGCCGATTGTTTGCTTAAAAACCGGAAAAGTTAAAGGTTTTGAAGCTTTATTGCGCTGGAAACATCCCCGTTTGGGAATGATTTCTCCTGGAAAGTTTATTCCTATGGCGGAACAAACCGGATTGATTATTCCCCTGGGTAAATGGGTGTTAACGGAAGTATGCCGCCAGTTAAATTTATGGCAAAAAAAATTCCCTATTGCTGAATCAATGACGATTAGTGTCAATCTTTCGGCAATTCAACTGGCTAACCCCGATTGGTTATTAGAAATTGATGATTTTCTAGCCGGATATTCTTTAAAAGGAGCCAACCTCAAGTTGGAAATTACTGAAACTGTGTTAATGGAGAACGCCGCACGCGCTACGGCAATTTTAGAACAGTTAAAAGCGAAACAGATTCAAGTCTCGATTGATGATTTTGGCACCGGCTATTCTTCTTTAAGTTATCTCCATTATTTACCGATTGATACCCTGAAAATTGACCGTTCTTTCGTGAGTAATATGGAAGTACATTCCAAAAATTTCACTCTGGTTAAATCAATTGTGACTTTAGCGCATAGTCTGGGATTGGATGTGATTGCGGAAGGGGTGGAAACCCCTAAACAAATGGCAATTTTGCGATCGCTCGGTTGTGAATATGGACAAGGCTATTTATTTTATCGGCCAATGGATCCAGAGGCGATCGATTTTTTATTGAACAATTTACCCGATCAAAGCGATCGCAGGCAAAAGTCTTCTTGA
- a CDS encoding response regulator, whose amino-acid sequence MRPTILLVEDNPDDCELAELAFQESGLLPEVAIARNGEEALNYLFAQNESGSCDRPVIPSLVLLDLKLPKISGFEVLRRLRANPDTQFVPVVVMTTSGEPEDLINSYHLGCNSYIRKPVDFTQFQATIRQLAIYWLIFNEAPIPST is encoded by the coding sequence ATGAGACCGACCATTTTGTTGGTAGAAGATAACCCCGATGATTGTGAATTAGCTGAATTAGCTTTTCAAGAAAGTGGTTTATTGCCGGAAGTCGCGATCGCTCGTAATGGGGAGGAAGCACTCAATTATTTATTTGCTCAAAATGAGTCTGGTTCATGCGATCGTCCAGTCATCCCTTCCCTCGTGTTACTGGATTTAAAACTCCCCAAAATCAGTGGTTTTGAAGTATTGCGCCGTTTGCGGGCGAACCCTGACACCCAATTTGTGCCGGTGGTGGTGATGACCACCTCTGGGGAACCCGAAGATTTGATTAATAGTTATCATCTAGGATGTAATAGTTATATTCGCAAACCCGTTGATTTTACTCAGTTTCAAGCAACAATTCGGCAATTAGCGATTTATTGGTTAATTTTCAATGAAGCGCCCATACCTTCCACTTAA